The Bernardetia litoralis DSM 6794 genome includes a window with the following:
- the rpsF gene encoding 30S ribosomal protein S6, translating into MRNYEVTFILTPVLSESQLQEISDKFYNYLTSNGANIYNRENWGLKKLAYPMQKKHSGHYHYFEFEADPQLLKGLETEFAREERVMRHLVVALDKHSMLFNERRRNGEFNKKKETPKEEDGKKK; encoded by the coding sequence ATGAGAAATTACGAAGTAACATTTATTCTCACGCCCGTATTGTCCGAGAGTCAGTTGCAAGAAATTAGCGATAAGTTCTACAACTACTTGACAAGTAACGGTGCAAACATTTATAATCGTGAGAACTGGGGTTTGAAAAAACTCGCTTATCCGATGCAAAAGAAACATAGTGGACATTATCACTACTTTGAGTTTGAAGCTGACCCACAACTTTTAAAAGGTTTGGAAACAGAATTTGCTCGTGAAGAACGTGTAATGCGCCATTTAGTGGTAGCTCTTGACAAACATTCTATGTTGTTCAATGAGCGTCGTCGTAATGGAGAGTTTAACAAAAAGAAAGAAACTCCTAAAGAAGAAGACGGTAAAAAGAAATAA
- the rpsR gene encoding 30S ribosomal protein S18, translating into MTLINEPIHSSRQERRKKYCRFKKSGIKYVDYKDAEFLKKFLNDQGKVLPRRITGNSLKFQRKVAQAVKRSRHLGLLAFVDDNGK; encoded by the coding sequence ATGACTTTAATCAACGAACCAATCCATAGCTCAAGACAAGAGCGTCGCAAAAAATATTGTCGTTTCAAAAAATCAGGTATCAAGTATGTTGATTACAAAGATGCTGAGTTTTTGAAAAAATTCTTAAACGACCAAGGTAAAGTATTGCCACGTCGTATTACAGGAAACAGTCTCAAATTCCAACGTAAAGTAGCGCAAGCTGTAAAACGTTCTAGACATTTAGGTCTATTGGCATTTGTTGATGACAACGGAAAATAA
- the rplI gene encoding 50S ribosomal protein L9: MDIILKQGVKGLGDKNDIVSVKPGYARNYLIPQGLAMVASASNRKSVAETERQQARKLAKHKEDAQELGNQLAALTLEIRTKAGESGKIFGAVTPIQLAEALKEKGFEVDRRNITMPNELKMLGEYTISVYLHKEVQPEIKLNVIED, translated from the coding sequence ATGGATATTATCTTAAAACAAGGCGTTAAAGGCTTAGGAGATAAAAACGATATCGTATCGGTAAAACCGGGTTATGCTCGTAATTATCTTATTCCACAAGGACTTGCTATGGTAGCATCAGCGTCTAACCGTAAATCGGTAGCCGAAACTGAACGCCAACAAGCTCGTAAGCTCGCCAAACACAAAGAAGATGCTCAAGAATTGGGTAACCAATTAGCAGCCTTGACTTTAGAAATTCGTACTAAAGCAGGTGAATCTGGCAAAATCTTCGGTGCAGTTACTCCTATTCAACTTGCAGAAGCACTTAAAGAAAAAGGTTTTGAAGTCGATCGTAGAAATATCACGATGCCAAACGAACTCAAAATGCTTGGAGAATATACAATTTCTGTTTATCTTCATAAAGAAGTACAACCAGAAATTAAATTAAATGTAATTGAAGACTAA
- a CDS encoding two-component regulator propeller domain-containing protein, protein MKSLINRLNNLTNSFIYKNLILFSLLTTIYFTFSLQNLLIAQNENNIALGEWRTHLTYFDAQTLATSPEKVYVASQNGLFFYDREFSNLEVISRIDGLSDIGISYLQYLPNIEQLLIAYKNGNIDFLSDNEIKNFPVFFEDAAILDKQIYHIYYLQNVVWISTNAGILEIDVESETNKRIRNSYQNLGENGEIIKVFATTIQDNIIYAATEKGVRYTSLNASINKNDFRNWQTIPSTQNKVIESIGSSNSTVFFAIQNEGIFSYNGITSNRVSQIPITSVYDISENRTNLTGVFISSETGIYQIEGTNSSFQVNKIENDLIKAPRQAISENGILWIADNRTGLITNNSSNFVSLFPSGTYSQNTWGFIQAKEKIIAFSGGYTEPFTPLNRTTGFYVFEDGEWINYNAENRDITSKPIPNVRDLVGATYSETENRVYFASLQDGILVWNLADDTFSVFDSTNSPLPHNRIIDVETDNLGNLWVALSGSNLREDAYMRKQPNDDNSSSWKGFRFNQTRTTFPLSLEIDENNTIWARLSRFVQGGILVFNEDEENTILIESVNSGNLASNDVTALKSDQNGVMWIGTPAEVSASVRTFSDIFGLFNGQDLNARDVFFESRQLLRDETITTISLDGGNRKWFGTTNGAWLFAEDASKQFLHFTVENSPLFSNQILDIEVQDKTGEVFFATPNGIISYRGTSTAAKTDFSNVKIFPNPVRPEFNGVVAIEGLTQDANVKITDISGRLVYETDSFGGTATWNGTDYNNTKSKSGVYLVYVSNQDGTEGFVGKIVFIE, encoded by the coding sequence ATGAAAAGTCTAATAAATAGATTAAACAATTTGACCAACTCATTCATTTACAAGAATTTGATTCTTTTCTCTCTCCTTACGACTATCTATTTTACTTTCTCCCTTCAAAATTTATTAATTGCACAAAATGAAAACAATATAGCTTTAGGTGAATGGCGAACTCATCTTACTTATTTTGATGCTCAAACACTAGCTACAAGTCCAGAAAAAGTATATGTTGCTTCTCAAAATGGGTTGTTTTTTTATGATAGAGAATTTTCAAACCTTGAAGTAATTTCAAGAATAGATGGTCTTTCAGATATTGGAATTTCCTATTTGCAATACTTGCCCAATATAGAACAGCTTTTGATTGCTTACAAGAATGGAAATATAGATTTTTTATCAGATAATGAAATCAAAAATTTTCCTGTTTTTTTTGAAGATGCAGCTATTTTAGACAAACAAATCTATCATATTTATTACCTTCAAAATGTAGTTTGGATAAGTACAAATGCTGGTATTTTGGAAATTGATGTAGAAAGTGAAACCAACAAACGCATCAGAAATTCCTATCAAAATCTAGGAGAGAATGGAGAGATAATAAAAGTATTTGCTACTACCATTCAAGACAATATTATTTATGCAGCTACTGAAAAAGGAGTACGATATACTTCTCTTAATGCCTCTATTAATAAAAATGATTTTAGAAACTGGCAAACTATCCCTTCCACTCAAAATAAAGTTATAGAATCTATTGGTTCAAGTAACTCAACCGTGTTTTTTGCAATCCAAAATGAAGGTATTTTTAGTTATAATGGAATAACAAGTAATAGAGTTTCTCAAATACCGATAACCTCTGTGTATGATATAAGTGAAAATAGAACAAATTTAACAGGTGTTTTTATATCGTCTGAAACAGGAATTTATCAAATTGAAGGTACAAATTCTTCTTTTCAAGTAAATAAAATAGAAAATGACTTAATAAAAGCTCCTCGCCAAGCCATTTCTGAAAATGGAATACTTTGGATAGCTGATAACAGAACAGGCTTAATAACAAATAACTCTAGTAATTTTGTATCCCTATTTCCTTCAGGAACATATAGTCAAAATACTTGGGGATTTATACAAGCAAAAGAAAAAATAATTGCTTTTTCGGGAGGTTATACAGAGCCATTTACCCCCTTAAATAGAACAACAGGTTTTTATGTTTTTGAAGATGGAGAATGGATAAATTACAATGCCGAAAACAGAGATATTACCAGCAAACCAATTCCAAATGTTAGGGATTTAGTAGGAGCAACCTATTCAGAAACTGAAAATAGAGTTTATTTTGCTTCTCTTCAAGATGGTATTTTGGTTTGGAATTTGGCAGATGATACATTTTCAGTTTTTGATTCCACTAATTCTCCTTTGCCTCATAATAGAATAATTGATGTTGAAACTGATAATTTGGGCAATCTTTGGGTAGCTCTTTCAGGAAGTAATTTGAGAGAAGATGCTTATATGAGAAAACAACCAAATGATGATAATTCTTCTTCTTGGAAAGGGTTTCGTTTTAATCAAACCAGAACTACTTTTCCTTTATCCTTAGAAATTGATGAAAATAATACTATTTGGGCAAGGCTTAGTCGTTTTGTACAGGGAGGAATTTTAGTTTTTAATGAAGATGAAGAAAATACGATTTTGATAGAATCTGTAAATTCAGGAAATTTGGCTTCTAATGATGTGACAGCTCTAAAATCTGACCAAAATGGTGTTATGTGGATAGGAACACCAGCCGAAGTAAGTGCAAGTGTACGTACTTTTTCTGATATTTTTGGCTTATTTAATGGGCAAGATTTGAATGCTAGAGATGTATTTTTTGAGTCTAGGCAGTTATTACGAGATGAAACGATTACTACGATTTCATTAGATGGAGGAAATAGAAAATGGTTTGGAACTACTAATGGAGCTTGGCTTTTTGCTGAAGATGCTTCTAAGCAATTTTTACACTTTACAGTAGAAAATAGTCCTCTTTTTAGTAATCAAATTTTGGATATTGAGGTTCAAGATAAAACAGGTGAAGTGTTTTTTGCTACTCCGAATGGAATTATTTCTTATCGTGGAACATCAACAGCAGCTAAAACAGATTTTTCAAATGTCAAAATATTTCCTAATCCTGTCAGACCAGAATTTAATGGTGTAGTAGCTATTGAAGGACTTACTCAAGATGCAAATGTCAAAATTACAGATATTAGTGGGAGGTTGGTCTATGAAACGGATTCTTTTGGAGGAACAGCTACTTGGAATGGAACAGATTATAACAATACAAAATCAAAAAGTGGTGTTTATTTGGTATATGTTTCTAATCAAGATGGAACTGAAGGCTTTGTTGGAAAAATTGTTTTTATAGAATAA
- a CDS encoding T9SS type A sorting domain-containing protein translates to MKHLLLLFILLFYSAFALGQDLVTYDFAGENGNQIFTSTSSVATNMTASSFTRGSGVAAAGAGNSISSTGWSTGAINLNDYYSFTVTPDAGYSLDLDNLNFGERRSGSGIRNFEIRTSLDGYSASYFSTTFGDNTSTRHHNFTFTPAFSNITTAITIRIYGYNAESSGGTWRIVNNSTTNNFSLTGTVNSTTPPNIDLTFDDTGDLNIAQGSSSNAIFRTQADVTLASATLNQVTLQTNGTYTSTDITASGFKLWYSDDATFGGDTQISSVSSSTGNGETITFTGLSQSIPIGTGYFFVTADISTSATLNNTVGIANTTTADFTFATPSTKSGTANSGNLHTIIGLNTGIITPTSFCVTPTQNESVTVPFTYSPTGLYTGGFTAQLSDATGDFSLATDIGSIASDNTGSQSISAIIPANTAQGSNYRIRVISSVPSVEGADNGTDITIDLLTVSIAPTATQNISQFQNGTTLTVTESNTISSRKWKYSTVSGSGYTNFLGSSDNETPYFESVGTYYMVVETVFDCGKTVISNEVQINVTTFVGTQLFPGDMAIVGWDGQIGGGDDDFVITNLVELTNGTTFLLVNATYENGKAANTRTNEWASVATVEFVYNNATPLPAGSIISFELPSTANNSAVNIRVNGVSNSDFSVNNITQPYSGISGRVNISTSGADQLFLMQGSFNATSTEFDGYVLFGMTNDSDWIDFSANVYSGRTSRLHPHILCINTTHPTGPSGSYFDYSTASFRTADQRTILGHITNMSNWTNTTSLPSDVHSTTFNVTSATIKSQWIGDQDENWFECQNWSSLYVPNQYTNVEFTNTAVDDSRIDETADFSDEYLDIAKAKNLILGEKTLKIYESRLARLDIYEDFTIQNTGVLDMDNDFGLVEDGTINLSGNWTNTVGTSAFEEGESIIVFQGGNGQTITTAGEESFYDVTLNSGQDLTINNTNTQTIIKGELIFQSGNIRSTTANPLTFDVDAFHTGANVNRHIKGASRRLSNKVEDFEFPIGKSGIYRPIIIHTQSGGTSTQFFAEYFFTPYTNVQPVLTPLDHVSHIEHWILNREYGSADTRLTLSWGAESIVGSLASLVVAHWTSSNQWESEGNSFTTGDITAGTVKSSDIITQFSPFTLGTIDNLNLLPVTWVSFDAKYNQEQENVLLEWNTLAEHQNQSFVIERSEDGIDFQEIGFKKGEINTHSIKNYQFWDFEILHTKTYYRIKQIDTNGDFSYSNIKMIETKSDRKIGITNFENKTILYSNLKKATKAKVQVYDMNGNTVGFFEVFLKYGQNELILPLANISKAIYVYKIELENQSEFVTGKFLIK, encoded by the coding sequence ATGAAACATCTTTTACTTTTATTTATTTTATTATTTTATAGTGCTTTTGCTTTGGGGCAAGATTTGGTTACTTATGATTTTGCTGGAGAAAATGGCAATCAAATTTTTACATCTACATCTAGTGTTGCAACTAATATGACTGCAAGTTCTTTCACTAGAGGAAGTGGTGTAGCAGCAGCAGGAGCAGGAAATTCTATTAGCTCAACTGGTTGGTCAACTGGTGCAATAAATTTGAATGATTATTACTCATTTACAGTAACTCCTGATGCAGGGTATTCTTTAGATTTAGACAACTTAAATTTTGGAGAAAGACGTTCAGGGAGTGGAATTCGTAATTTTGAGATTAGGACAAGTTTAGATGGATATTCTGCATCTTATTTTTCAACAACATTTGGTGATAATACCTCTACAAGACATCATAATTTTACTTTTACTCCTGCATTTTCAAATATTACAACTGCCATTACTATTCGTATTTATGGATACAATGCTGAAAGTTCTGGAGGAACATGGCGTATCGTAAATAACTCCACAACAAATAATTTTTCTCTCACAGGCACAGTTAATTCCACCACCCCTCCAAATATTGATTTAACTTTTGATGACACAGGAGATTTGAATATAGCACAAGGAAGCTCTAGTAATGCTATTTTCAGAACGCAAGCAGATGTAACACTTGCAAGTGCAACACTCAATCAAGTAACTTTACAAACAAACGGAACTTACACAAGCACAGATATTACAGCAAGTGGTTTCAAACTTTGGTACTCTGATGATGCTACTTTTGGAGGAGATACACAAATTTCATCGGTAAGCTCTTCGACAGGAAATGGCGAAACAATTACTTTTACAGGACTTTCACAATCTATTCCCATCGGAACAGGTTATTTTTTCGTTACGGCTGATATTTCTACTTCGGCAACATTAAATAACACTGTTGGAATAGCAAACACCACAACAGCAGATTTTACTTTTGCAACACCTAGCACTAAATCAGGAACTGCAAATAGTGGAAATTTACACACCATTATCGGACTCAATACAGGAATAATTACACCTACTTCATTCTGTGTAACTCCTACACAAAATGAATCTGTTACAGTTCCTTTTACCTATTCTCCAACTGGACTTTATACAGGAGGTTTCACAGCACAACTTTCAGATGCAACAGGAGATTTTTCCCTAGCCACTGATATTGGTTCAATTGCTTCAGATAATACAGGAAGTCAGTCTATTTCTGCGATTATTCCTGCAAATACAGCACAAGGTTCAAATTATCGCATTCGTGTAATTAGTTCTGTTCCAAGTGTAGAAGGCGCAGATAATGGAACAGATATTACGATTGATTTATTGACCGTTTCTATTGCGCCAACAGCCACTCAAAATATTTCTCAATTTCAGAATGGAACTACTCTAACTGTTACTGAATCTAATACTATTTCATCAAGAAAATGGAAATATTCTACTGTTTCGGGAAGTGGATATACTAATTTTTTAGGTTCTTCTGATAATGAAACACCTTATTTTGAAAGTGTAGGAACATATTATATGGTTGTAGAAACTGTATTTGATTGTGGAAAAACAGTGATTTCAAATGAAGTACAAATAAACGTAACTACTTTTGTAGGAACACAACTTTTCCCAGGCGATATGGCTATTGTAGGTTGGGATGGACAAATTGGAGGAGGAGATGATGATTTTGTTATCACAAACTTAGTAGAACTTACCAACGGAACGACATTTTTATTAGTAAATGCTACTTATGAAAATGGCAAGGCTGCAAATACTCGCACCAATGAGTGGGCAAGTGTTGCAACAGTAGAATTTGTATATAATAATGCAACTCCTTTACCAGCAGGAAGTATTATTTCATTTGAGTTGCCTAGTACAGCCAATAATTCGGCAGTAAATATCAGAGTAAATGGAGTAAGTAATAGTGATTTTAGTGTAAATAATATTACTCAACCTTATAGTGGAATAAGTGGACGAGTAAATATAAGCACAAGTGGTGCAGACCAGCTTTTCTTAATGCAAGGAAGTTTTAATGCGACAAGTACAGAGTTTGATGGTTATGTTCTTTTTGGAATGACAAATGATTCTGATTGGATAGATTTTTCTGCTAATGTTTATAGTGGTCGTACTTCAAGATTACATCCTCATATTTTATGTATCAACACAACGCACCCAACAGGGCCAAGTGGTTCTTATTTTGATTATTCAACAGCTAGTTTTCGTACTGCTGACCAACGAACAATTTTAGGACATATTACAAATATGAGTAATTGGACAAATACAACTTCGCTTCCTTCGGATGTTCATTCTACTACTTTTAATGTTACAAGTGCTACAATAAAATCACAATGGATAGGAGACCAAGATGAAAATTGGTTTGAGTGTCAGAATTGGAGTTCATTGTATGTACCAAATCAATATACTAATGTAGAGTTTACAAATACAGCTGTAGATGATTCTCGTATTGATGAAACGGCCGATTTTTCAGATGAGTATTTGGATATTGCAAAAGCAAAAAATCTTATCTTAGGAGAAAAGACATTGAAAATATATGAAAGCCGTTTGGCTCGTTTGGATATTTATGAAGATTTTACCATCCAAAATACAGGGGTTTTGGATATGGATAATGATTTTGGTTTAGTAGAAGATGGAACAATAAACCTAAGTGGAAACTGGACAAACACAGTAGGAACATCTGCCTTTGAAGAAGGAGAATCAATTATTGTTTTTCAAGGTGGAAATGGACAAACTATTACCACAGCAGGAGAAGAAAGTTTTTATGATGTAACTCTAAATTCTGGACAAGATTTGACTATTAATAACACAAATACTCAAACAATTATAAAAGGAGAGTTGATATTTCAATCAGGAAATATACGTTCTACTACTGCAAACCCTCTTACTTTTGATGTAGATGCTTTTCATACTGGCGCAAATGTAAATAGACACATTAAAGGAGCTTCACGAAGATTATCAAATAAAGTTGAAGATTTTGAATTTCCTATTGGTAAAAGTGGAATTTATAGACCAATTATTATTCATACACAAAGTGGAGGCACTTCTACTCAATTTTTTGCAGAATATTTCTTTACACCTTATACAAATGTTCAACCTGTCTTAACTCCTTTAGACCATGTAAGTCACATCGAACATTGGATTTTGAATAGAGAATATGGAAGCGCAGATACAAGACTTACTCTTTCGTGGGGAGCTGAAAGTATTGTGGGAAGTTTAGCAAGTTTGGTAGTTGCTCATTGGACTTCTTCTAATCAATGGGAAAGCGAAGGAAATTCTTTCACAACAGGAGATATTACAGCAGGAACAGTAAAGTCTTCTGATATTATTACACAGTTTAGTCCTTTTACGTTAGGAACAATTGACAACCTAAATCTTCTACCTGTTACTTGGGTTTCTTTTGATGCAAAATATAACCAAGAACAAGAAAATGTCCTTTTAGAATGGAATACGTTAGCAGAACATCAAAATCAATCTTTTGTAATTGAACGTTCTGAAGATGGAATTGATTTTCAAGAAATTGGATTCAAAAAAGGAGAAATAAATACTCATTCTATCAAAAATTATCAGTTTTGGGATTTCGAAATTCTTCATACAAAAACCTATTATCGTATCAAACAAATAGATACAAATGGAGATTTCTCTTATTCTAATATAAAAATGATAGAAACAAAAAGTGATAGAAAAATTGGAATTACAAACTTTGAAAATAAAACAATTCTTTATTCAAATCTAAAAAAGGCTACAAAAGCAAAAGTACAAGTTTATGATATGAATGGGAATACAGTAGGATTTTTTGAAGTATTTTTGAAATATGGACAAAATGAATTAATTCTTCCTTTAGCCAATATTTCTAAAGCCATTTATGTCTATAAAATAGAATTAGAAAATCAATCTGAATTTGTAACTGGAAAGTTTTTAATCAAATAA
- a CDS encoding DUF6252 family protein: MKFNWKNRVLLVALLACTFSLWSCEGDDEVNPDAVISALVDGAPWNASSLSSGIKTGDNISLTAASSNGRTFVISFKAEVGTQPLNASVDSSGVNLVPSILYRTLPIGGSTFVSNACASNDGGQIVITSIDTTNKTVTGTFNTKSCSLNSSVEITQGVINNAKYN; the protein is encoded by the coding sequence ATGAAATTTAATTGGAAAAATAGAGTTCTTCTTGTTGCTCTTTTGGCTTGTACATTTTCACTGTGGTCTTGTGAAGGAGATGATGAAGTAAATCCTGATGCTGTTATTTCAGCACTTGTTGATGGTGCGCCTTGGAATGCTTCTTCACTTTCTTCTGGAATCAAAACAGGAGATAATATTTCTTTAACAGCTGCTAGTAGCAATGGGCGTACTTTTGTTATTTCATTCAAGGCAGAAGTAGGTACACAGCCTCTAAATGCCTCGGTTGATTCTAGTGGTGTAAATCTTGTTCCTTCTATTCTTTATCGTACTCTTCCTATTGGTGGTTCTACATTTGTTTCAAATGCTTGTGCTTCAAATGATGGAGGTCAAATTGTAATTACGAGTATTGACACAACAAACAAAACGGTTACAGGAACATTCAATACAAAATCTTGTTCTTTAAATTCGTCAGTAGAAATTACCCAAGGAGTAATCAATAATGCAAAATATAATTAA